The Aspergillus luchuensis IFO 4308 DNA, chromosome 7, nearly complete sequence genome has a segment encoding these proteins:
- a CDS encoding 116 kDa U5 small nuclear ribonucleoprotein component (COG:J;~EggNog:ENOG410PHCW;~InterPro:IPR005517,IPR035655,IPR035647,IPR005225, IPR041095,IPR027417,IPR000640,IPR000795,IPR004161, IPR031950,IPR020568,IPR044121,IPR014721,IPR009000;~PFAM:PF00679,PF14492,PF03764,PF00009,PF03144, PF01926;~go_function: GO:0003924 - GTPase activity [Evidence IEA];~go_function: GO:0005525 - GTP binding [Evidence IEA]) has translation MDVDEGPSNAVILHEDKQYYPSAQQVYGEDVETLVQEEDAQPLSEPIIAPVQQKKFAIEEAELPPVYYSREFMTDLLSYPDQTRNIALVGHLHHGKTAFMDMLVTQTHDLTGRLENRTGKRKEEQLRYTDVHFLERERGLSIKASPMSLVLQGTKGKSHLFNIIDTPGHVNFVDEVATACRLVDGVVLVVDVVEGVQANTEQIIKHAILEDLPLTLVVNKMDRLILELKIPPNDAYFKLKHVIEEVNTIIENVLPGQGAARRLSPEKGNVAFACASMGWCFTLHSFAKMYSETHPQIEAAAFCLRLWGDIFFNPKSRKFTRKGVEEGSKRTFVQFVLEPIYKLYSHTLSESPEDLKETLSSVGISLKPSQLKTDAKTLLNLVCEQFFGSATGFVDMVLQHVPSPAEGAQKKLDRYYTGPLDSKVAAAMAACDSDGPLVVHVTKLFNSSDGSKFHSFGRIMSGTARPGQQVRVLGEGYTPEDEEDMVVATISDTWIAESCYNIPTSGVPAGNLVLLGGVDNSIVKTATIVPLTLEDDEDAYIFRSVRHITESVFKVAVEPVNPSELPKMLEGLRKVNKSYPLISTKVEESGEHVVLGTGELYMDCVLHDLRRLYSEMEIKVSDPVTRFCETVVETSAIMCYSITPNKKNKITMIAEPLDDGIAEDIESGAVNIKDPIRKVSRFFEERYDWDKLAARSIWAFGPDEMGPNILQDDTLPSQIDKKLLGSVRDSITQGFTWGTREGPLCEEPIRNAKFRLTDVSLADQAIYRGGGQIIPTARRAIYSSFLMASPRLMEPIYSCTMTGPADAVASVYTVLSRRRGHVLSDGPIAGTPLYSVRGLIPVIDSFGFETDLRIHTQGQAAVSLVFDKWSVVPGDPLDRDVKLKPLEMAPAMATARDFVLKTRRRKGLAEDVTVSKFLEPELWKGLKESGVLDS, from the exons ATGGATGTCGATG AGGGCCCGTCAAACGCGGTCATCCTTCACGAAGATAAACAATACTATCCCAGTGCACAACAGGTATATGGCGAGGATGTCGAGACTCtggtgcaggaggaggatgcacAGCCTCTGTCCGAGCCCATCATCGCCCCGGTCCAACAAAAGAAGTTTGCgatcgaagaagccgaatTGCCTCCCGTCTATTATTCACGGGAATTCATGACGGATTTGCTCAGCTACCCGGACCAAACAAGAAACATCGCTCTGGTCGGTCATTTGCACCATGGAAAAACGGCTTTCATGGACATGCTAGTCACTCAGACCCATGATCTCACCGGTCGCCTCGAGAATCGAACAGGCAAGCGGAAAGAGGAACAACTACGCTACACCGACGTTCACTTTctggaaagagaaagaggtctTTCCATCAAAGCGTCACCCATGAGCTTGGTGCTTCAGGGCACAAAGGGCAAATCTCACTTGTTTAATATCATTGACACCCCAGGGCATGTGAACTTTGTGGACGAGGTGGCTACGGCTTGTCGGTTGGTCGATGGCGTGGTTCTTGTAGTAGATGTGGTCGAAGGTGTCCAGGCCAACACCGAGCAAATAATCAAGCATGCTATCCTTGAAGACTTGCCGCTCACATTGGTTGTGAACAAGATGGACAGACTAATCCTGGAATTAAAGATTCCTCCCAACGACGCTTATTTCAAGCTGAAACATGTGATCGAGGAGGTCAACACTATTATCGAGAACGTACTGCCTGGACAGGGCGCTGCAAGGCGGCTGAGCCCCGAGAAGGGAAACGTCGCCTTTGCTTGCGCCTCCATGGGCTGGTGCTTCACGTTGCATTCATTTGCTAAGATGTATTCTGAGACGCATCCACAAATTGAAGCAGCCGCATTCTGTTTGCGCCTATGGGGCGATATATTTTTCAATCCAAAGAGTCGAAAATTCACACGAaaaggagtggaagaaggTTCTAAAAGAACGTTTGTTCAATTTGTTCTCGAGCCTATATACAAACTTTACTCGCACACATTAAGCGAGAGCCCGGAGGACTTAAAGGAAACGCTTTCTAGCGTTGGTATTAGTCTTAAGCCGTCACAGCTCAAGACAGATGCAAAGACTTTGCTGAACCTTGTCTGTGAACAGTTCTTCGGGTCAGCAACAGGCTTTGTGGACATGGTTCTCCAGCATGTGCCTTCGCCTGCAGAGGGTGCCCAAAAGAAGCTTGATCGGTACTACACTGGGCCTCTCGATTCTAAGGTGGCGGCAGCTATGGCTGCCTGTGATTCCGATGGTCCACTGGTCGTACATGTTACTAAACTTTTTAACAGTTCGGACGGTTCAAAATTCCACTCCTTTGGCAGGATAATGAGCGGCACAGCTCGTCCTGGCCAACAGGTCCGTGTCCTTGGCGAAGGTTATACccccgaagatgaagaagacatgGTTGTTGCGACCATTTCCGACACATGGATTGCTGAGTCTTGCTATAACATCCCAACAAGCGGCGTACCTGCCGGCAACTTGGTTCTTCTAGGAGGTGTGGATAACTCTATTGTGAAGACGGCGACTATCGTGCCTCTCACcttggaagacgatgaggatgcaTACATCTTCCGATCAGTTCGGCATATAACAGAGTCCGTCTTCAAGGTTGCTGTCGAGCCAGTTAATCCGTCGGAATTGCCCAAGATGCTTGAGGGTCTCCGAAAAGTCAACAAGAGCTACCCGCTGATATCCACAAAAGTAGAGGAGTCTGGCGAGCATGTAGTTCTCGGAACGGGCGAGCTATATATGGACTGCGTGCTTCATGACCTACGAAGACTATATTCTGAAATGGAGATCAAGGTTTCAGATCCTGTTACACGCTTCTGCGAGACTGTTGTGGAGACCTCGGCTATCATGTGTTATTCCATCACGccaaacaagaagaacaaaatcACGATGATTGCAGAGCCTCTGGATGACGGGATCGCCGAGGATATCGAGAGCGGTGCTGTCAATATCAAAGACCCGATTCGCAAAGTGTCGCGCTTTTTCGAAGAGCGGTACGACTGGGACAAACTTGCAGCCAGGAGTATCTGGGCTTTCGGTCCAGATGAGATGGGCCCCAACATCTTACAGGATGATACGCTACCATCGCAGATCGACAAGAAGTTGCTTGGGAGCGTAAGAGATTCTATCACGCAAGGATTTACTTGGGGAACACGAGAAGGTCCTCTTTGCGAAGAAC CCATTCGGAATGCGAAATTCAGGCTCACCGACGTTTCTCTCGCCGACCAAGCCATTTACAGGGGTGGTGGTCAAATCATCCCCACAGCTCGAAGAGCGATTTACTCATCTTTCCTCATGGCATCACCACGCCTAATGGAACCTATTTACTCTTGCACGATGACTGGACCGGCGGACGCTGTCGCATCAGTGTACACAGTCctttcaagaagaaggggccATGTACTCTCCGATGGACCCATAGCAGGAACTCCACTCTATTCCGTTCGTGGTTTGATCCCCGTGATAGATTCATTCGGATTTGAAACAGATCTCCGGATCCATACACAGGGCCAAGCTGCCGTTAGTCTAGTCTTCGATAAGTGGAGCGTCGTCCCAGGGGATCCACTGGATCGCGATGTCAAGTTGAAGCCCTTAGAGATGGCGCCCGCCATGGCCACAGCCCGCGACTTCGTTTTGAAAACGCGGAGACGTAAAGGATTGGCTGAGGATGTCACTGTCAGCAAGTTTTTGGAACCAGAGCTCTGGAAAGGTTTGAAGGAAAGTGGCGTTTTAGACTCCTGA
- a CDS encoding iron-sulfur cluster assembly protein CIA2 (BUSCO:EOG09264O3B;~COG:S;~EggNog:ENOG410PN06;~InterPro:IPR002744,IPR034904,IPR039796;~PFAM:PF01883;~go_process: GO:0106035 - protein maturation by [4Fe-4S] cluster transfer [Evidence IEA]): protein MESSMQNSNPTILNAADLPTRLRPSSCKAGTYGGGILASALPSLADPTNFSLSESEESDEDVDLMEEPIDEQEIYDLVSTISDPEHPISLGALAVVSLPDISIKPTLPDVPSSLLRTVSVLITPTITHCSLATVIGLGVRVRLEQSLPPRFRVDVRIKEGTHSTADEVNKQLADKERVAAALENGTLMGVIAKMLETCQ, encoded by the exons ATGGAGTCCTCCATGCAAAATTCGAATCCGACTATTTTGAATGCTGCAGATCTTCCCACCCGTCTGCGTCCTTCATCATGCAAAGCGGGCACTTACGGAGGCGGAATCCTTGCGTCAGCGCTCCCCTCTCTAGCGGATCCCACCAACTTCAGTCTTAGTGAATCGGAAGAGTCTGATGAAGATGTCGATTTGATGGAAGAGCCGATTGATGAACAGGAGATCTACG ATCTTGTGTCGACCATATCCGACCCCGAGCATCCCATTTCACTTGGAGCTTTGGCAGTCGTTTCGCTGCCTGACATTTCTATCAAACCAACCTTGCCGGATGTACCGAGCTCGCTTCTTCGGACAGTATCAGTTCTCATAACTCCGACGATAACACATTGCAGTCTGGCCACAGTTATAGGTCTTGGTGTACGAGTTCGATTGGAGCAATCATTACCTCCGCGTTTTCGCGTGGATGTCCGGATCAAGGAAGGGACACATAGTACTGCCGATGAAGTGAATAAGCAATTGGCCGACAAAGAAAGGGTGGCTGCTGCACTGGAAAATGGTACGCTAATGGGCGTCATCGCAAAGATGCTCGAAACATGCCAATAA